The Aulosira sp. FACHB-615 genome has a segment encoding these proteins:
- a CDS encoding SDR family NAD(P)-dependent oxidoreductase has protein sequence MTTATQVRSSSVFLVSGGAKGITSLCVKKLAQQQPCTFILLGRSEILENEPDFAKDCFEDAALKKRIMENLLAQGEKPTPMSVQKIYNKIASSREIKQTIAEIQATGAKVEYLSADVTNVAELQQKLAATVARTGAITGIIHGAGNLADKLIEKKTDQDFEKVYTAKVQGLENLLNCVNPNQLEQLVLFSSVTGFYGNIGQSDYAIANEILNKSAHLFKQKHPNCHVVAINWGGWDSGMVTPELKKAFAERGIDIIPIDIGAQMLVNELHPAHHDSTQVVIGSPTIRPPAPLDAELKSYRIRRRIVLEANPFLYDHVIAGSPVLPATCAMSWMINACEELHPGYRYLSCKEFKVLKGITFANSNISEHILEVQELAKSESEFVELQTTILSKTPEGKTHYHFRANIKIVRKMPEAPVYESVNLSEDNIITTTGKDFYQKDSSSLFHGPAFQKITRVINITPEKITTECYWASISPQTQGQFPINWHNPYCNDLSTQPLWVWLNHFHQEICLPGQLTHSEQFRALPCDEIFYVSCEVKAKTATGVTSDYYIHDREGKIYSRILGAKAVIWPMRMMNK, from the coding sequence ATGACAACAGCAACTCAGGTTCGTTCCTCATCAGTATTTCTCGTCAGTGGTGGTGCGAAAGGAATCACCTCCCTCTGCGTTAAAAAACTTGCACAACAACAACCTTGTACATTTATTCTGCTCGGTCGTTCCGAAATATTAGAAAACGAACCAGACTTCGCCAAAGATTGTTTTGAAGATGCTGCATTAAAAAAACGCATCATGGAAAATCTGCTCGCTCAAGGTGAGAAACCTACACCCATGAGTGTGCAGAAAATATATAACAAAATTGCTTCCAGTCGAGAAATTAAGCAGACGATAGCAGAAATTCAAGCAACAGGCGCAAAGGTTGAATATCTGAGTGCTGATGTGACAAATGTTGCTGAACTACAACAAAAACTAGCAGCCACAGTTGCACGTACCGGAGCGATTACTGGCATTATTCACGGTGCTGGTAACTTAGCCGATAAATTAATCGAAAAGAAAACTGACCAAGACTTTGAAAAAGTTTATACAGCCAAAGTTCAAGGCTTAGAAAATTTACTGAATTGCGTTAATCCCAATCAACTAGAACAATTAGTATTGTTCTCCTCCGTAACTGGATTTTACGGGAATATTGGGCAATCTGATTATGCGATCGCTAACGAAATTCTCAACAAATCAGCCCATCTATTCAAACAAAAGCATCCCAATTGTCACGTAGTTGCTATCAACTGGGGCGGTTGGGATAGCGGGATGGTCACACCAGAACTCAAAAAAGCCTTCGCCGAACGGGGAATTGATATTATCCCCATTGATATCGGCGCACAAATGTTAGTCAATGAACTGCATCCAGCACACCATGACTCCACCCAAGTAGTTATCGGTAGCCCCACAATTCGCCCACCCGCACCCTTAGATGCAGAACTTAAAAGCTACCGCATTCGTCGCCGCATCGTATTAGAAGCAAATCCCTTCTTATATGATCATGTTATTGCTGGTTCTCCCGTATTACCAGCAACCTGCGCCATGTCTTGGATGATTAACGCTTGTGAAGAATTGCATCCAGGTTATCGCTATTTAAGTTGTAAAGAATTCAAAGTTCTCAAAGGAATTACCTTCGCTAACTCCAACATCAGCGAACACATTCTCGAAGTTCAAGAACTCGCCAAAAGCGAATCGGAATTTGTCGAATTACAAACCACAATCTTAAGTAAAACACCAGAAGGCAAAACCCATTATCACTTCCGCGCCAATATTAAAATCGTGCGGAAAATGCCAGAAGCACCAGTTTACGAATCAGTAAACCTCAGCGAAGATAACATCATCACCACCACTGGTAAAGACTTTTATCAAAAAGATAGCTCCTCATTATTCCACGGCCCAGCATTCCAAAAAATCACCAGAGTTATTAACATTACCCCCGAAAAAATCACCACCGAATGCTATTGGGCATCAATCTCACCCCAAACGCAAGGGCAATTTCCTATCAATTGGCATAACCCATACTGTAATGATTTAAGCACACAACCATTATGGGTTTGGCTAAACCATTTCCATCAAGAAATATGCTTACCAGGACAACTCACCCACTCCGAACAATTCCGCGCCTTACCTTGCGATGAAATCTTCTACGTTTCTTGCGAAGTTAAAGCAAAAACAGCAACAGGCGTAACCTCTGACTATTACATCCACGACCGCGAAGGTAAAATTTACTCCCGCATCCTCGGAGCCAAAGCAGTAATTTGGCC
- a CDS encoding type I polyketide synthase → MSAYSIDTALAELEAQINSCEKTLIRYIEEKKMTTDKPMSINKLNRQLQQNPIAIVGMASLFAKARNLREYWQNIINKIDCITDVPPSHWSVEDYYDPNPRTPEDKTYCKRGGFIPEVDFNPMEFGIPPSILEVTDVSQLLSLVVAKEAMEDSGYGESREFSRETTGVVLGVAMAKQLGMPLAARLEYPIWEKVLKSSGLSDEDTKKIVDKIKAAYVKWDENAFPGMLANVVAGRIANRLNFGGINCVVDAACASSFGALKLAISELVEHRADMMLTGGVDTDNTIMAYISFSKTPAVSPSESVKPFDAKSDGMMLGEGIGMIVLKRLEDAERDNDKIYAVIKGIGTSSDGRYKSIYAPRKEGQVTALRRAYEDAGFSPATVGLMEAHGTGTMAGDPTEFGSLRDFFGVHDQKKQHIALGSVKSQIGHTKAAAGAASLIKTALALHHKILPPTINITEPNPKLDINNSAFYLNTETRPWIRAEGDAPRRAGVSSFGFGGTNYHVVLEEYEAGQNKPYRIHSTPQEILLFAPNPAQLLSKCEADLWKLQSEGGDRHFSQLVQDSQSLEIPQTAARVGFVAENLQEACKLLQISIDWLKLKGAAASWEHPQGIYYRASGMELGGKVVALFSGQGSQYLEMGRELVMNFPEMQRLHGYMDSLLLKDNLQPLSEIVFPRPTFEEAEKNAQVAALQRTEYAQPAIGVFSAGLYSILQKAGFKSDFVAGHSFGELTALWAAGVLSEADYLFLVKARGQAMAAPEDPDHDAGTMLAVKEDINKIEPILKQFPQVSIANFNSPTQVVLAGPTAEIAKVRQTLQEQGYAAVPLPVSAAFHTSLIAFAQKSFAIATKSVKFNTATTPVFSNVTGKPYPQDPTGMQRILETHLASSVLFKQEIENIYAAGGACFVEFGPKRILTNLVKDILGDRPHITIALNPSTQKNSDRSLREAAVQMRVIGMQLKNLDPYQVQPVLPAEKKKTLSVRLNGINYVSEKTRNGFKEALESGHKVSLQSAELKVLSAELKDQLQEIPPTSEEKTENSSPESTLSTHTSTSLSVQHSALSTQHSALNMKLAQETDMPTPENLVNYQRMLESLEYLLTQFQKNQSDNLQTHGQYLNHQMEYTKAFFQLMQQQNALFANAKSSQEVAQLKLVVMEGVERSMMQFHAQQGETLRIHEQYLLEQVEYAKNFFNLIQQQYSQLIAGGVAVEPTSVSDAPVPATTKIVAPAPVVEPVAKNGNGNGNGHKPVETPVAPAPQPVAVAPAPVIETPVAPAPQPVAVASAPQPVAFTPTPVVETPAPVVPIPTPQPVAVVSAPVIAAPAVDVSDLDKNLLAIISDKTGYPVEMLELEMDMEADLGIDSIKRVEILGGLQEMYPNLPKPNLEELAEKRSIGDIIKYLQSNASGSANVGVAVLPAPVAPEMPVAPVVTAPEPVVIAETPVVETVEDTTDYADIAQTLLAITSDKTGYPVEMLELEMDMEADLGIDSIKRVEILGAMQETYPNLPKPNVEDLGDLRTIGQIVEYLQRLVAGEKKKPDSNWDFQPVQVIENVARRPAQLKILPLPDSLEFSLPEGHICLITDDGSLTTSHLVQTLCDRGWKVVVLSFPQAIIAQQAPLPAGVERITLADMSEELLQHKLSAIATNIGTIGSFIHIHPQAVEQDKAIVKHIFFVAKYLKKALTETANYTRSSFLTVVRLDGAFGLEHNTNYGAIAGGLFGLTKTLRWEWPKVFARSIDLSPAIDAQKSAEHIIGELCDSNLYINEVGYGSQGRVTLKASIK, encoded by the coding sequence ATGTCTGCTTATTCAATTGATACTGCTTTGGCGGAATTAGAAGCCCAGATCAACAGTTGTGAAAAAACTTTGATTCGGTATATAGAGGAAAAAAAGATGACGACAGACAAACCAATGTCGATTAACAAACTTAACAGACAACTGCAACAAAATCCTATAGCTATTGTGGGCATGGCTTCGTTATTTGCGAAAGCCAGAAATTTGCGGGAATATTGGCAAAATATCATTAACAAAATCGATTGTATTACTGATGTTCCGCCCTCTCACTGGAGCGTAGAAGATTATTACGACCCCAACCCCAGAACCCCAGAAGATAAAACTTATTGTAAACGCGGTGGCTTTATTCCAGAGGTTGATTTTAACCCGATGGAATTTGGGATTCCGCCCAGCATTTTAGAAGTAACTGATGTTTCGCAATTACTCAGTTTGGTAGTTGCAAAAGAAGCAATGGAAGATTCTGGCTATGGTGAATCTCGTGAGTTTAGCCGCGAAACAACTGGGGTAGTTCTCGGTGTGGCGATGGCTAAACAGTTGGGAATGCCACTGGCTGCACGCTTAGAATATCCGATATGGGAAAAGGTTCTTAAAAGCAGTGGTTTGTCTGACGAAGATACCAAAAAAATCGTTGACAAAATTAAAGCCGCTTACGTCAAGTGGGATGAAAACGCTTTCCCTGGTATGCTGGCTAACGTTGTGGCTGGACGCATCGCCAACCGCTTGAACTTCGGCGGAATTAACTGTGTAGTTGACGCGGCTTGTGCTAGTTCCTTCGGTGCATTGAAATTAGCTATCAGCGAACTAGTCGAACATCGTGCTGATATGATGCTGACTGGTGGTGTAGATACAGACAACACCATCATGGCTTACATCTCCTTCAGCAAAACCCCGGCGGTTTCTCCCAGTGAAAGTGTTAAACCATTCGATGCGAAATCTGATGGGATGATGCTGGGTGAAGGTATCGGGATGATTGTTCTCAAGCGTCTAGAAGATGCGGAACGAGACAACGATAAAATCTACGCCGTAATTAAAGGCATCGGTACTTCCAGCGATGGCCGCTACAAGAGTATTTATGCACCCCGCAAAGAAGGGCAAGTAACAGCCTTACGCCGCGCTTACGAAGATGCTGGTTTTTCTCCGGCTACCGTCGGTCTGATGGAAGCCCACGGTACGGGGACAATGGCTGGAGACCCAACTGAGTTCGGTTCTTTAAGAGACTTCTTTGGGGTACACGACCAGAAAAAGCAGCACATCGCTTTAGGTAGTGTGAAATCCCAAATCGGACACACCAAAGCGGCTGCGGGTGCGGCAAGTTTAATTAAAACTGCTTTGGCACTGCATCACAAAATTTTACCGCCAACCATTAATATTACTGAGCCGAACCCCAAACTCGACATTAACAACTCGGCATTTTATCTCAATACTGAAACCAGACCTTGGATACGGGCGGAAGGCGACGCGCCAAGACGTGCGGGTGTGAGTTCCTTCGGATTTGGTGGGACAAACTACCACGTAGTTTTAGAAGAATACGAAGCGGGACAAAATAAACCTTACCGCATACACAGCACACCCCAAGAAATTCTGCTGTTTGCGCCTAACCCAGCGCAACTACTCAGCAAGTGTGAAGCAGATTTATGGAAGTTGCAATCAGAAGGCGGCGACAGACACTTTTCTCAGTTGGTGCAAGATAGTCAATCACTAGAAATTCCCCAAACTGCGGCGAGAGTTGGTTTTGTTGCTGAAAACCTACAAGAAGCTTGCAAGTTGCTGCAAATCAGCATTGACTGGTTGAAACTCAAAGGTGCAGCCGCATCTTGGGAACATCCCCAAGGTATTTACTACCGCGCCTCTGGGATGGAATTAGGCGGTAAAGTTGTCGCCCTGTTCTCTGGTCAAGGTTCCCAATACCTAGAAATGGGTCGGGAATTGGTGATGAACTTCCCTGAGATGCAACGGTTACATGGTTACATGGATAGCTTGTTGCTAAAAGATAACTTGCAGCCTCTCTCAGAAATTGTCTTCCCGCGCCCGACATTTGAAGAAGCAGAGAAAAATGCTCAAGTTGCAGCACTTCAACGCACAGAATACGCGCAACCTGCAATTGGTGTCTTTAGTGCTGGGTTGTATTCCATCCTGCAAAAAGCTGGGTTTAAGTCTGATTTCGTTGCCGGACATAGCTTTGGTGAACTAACAGCATTGTGGGCTGCGGGTGTATTAAGTGAAGCAGATTACTTGTTCTTAGTGAAAGCTAGGGGTCAAGCGATGGCTGCACCAGAAGACCCAGACCACGACGCTGGTACGATGTTGGCTGTCAAAGAAGACATCAACAAAATTGAACCTATACTCAAGCAGTTCCCGCAAGTATCCATTGCTAACTTTAATTCTCCGACTCAGGTAGTGTTGGCCGGGCCGACCGCAGAAATCGCTAAAGTGCGTCAGACTTTGCAAGAACAGGGATATGCGGCTGTACCGTTGCCTGTTTCCGCAGCCTTTCATACTTCACTGATTGCTTTTGCCCAGAAGTCCTTTGCGATCGCTACAAAATCAGTCAAATTCAATACCGCAACAACTCCAGTTTTCAGCAATGTTACTGGCAAGCCTTATCCCCAAGACCCCACGGGAATGCAGCGCATCCTGGAAACTCACCTGGCAAGTTCGGTGCTGTTTAAACAGGAAATTGAGAATATTTACGCGGCTGGCGGTGCTTGCTTTGTGGAATTCGGGCCGAAAAGGATTCTGACTAACTTAGTTAAGGATATTTTAGGCGATCGCCCTCATATTACCATCGCCTTGAATCCTAGCACTCAGAAGAACAGCGATCGTTCTCTGCGGGAAGCAGCAGTACAAATGCGCGTCATTGGGATGCAGTTGAAGAATCTTGACCCTTATCAAGTTCAACCTGTATTACCTGCTGAGAAGAAGAAAACTTTGAGTGTGCGTCTCAATGGGATTAACTACGTTTCGGAGAAAACTAGAAACGGTTTTAAGGAAGCGTTGGAGAGTGGACATAAGGTTTCGTTACAAAGTGCTGAGTTGAAAGTGCTGAGTGCTGAGTTGAAAGACCAGTTACAAGAGATTCCGCCCACAAGTGAAGAAAAGACTGAGAATTCTTCACCAGAATCAACACTCAGCACTCACACTTCGACTTCGCTCAGTGTACAGCACTCAGCACTCAGCACTCAGCACTCAGCACTCAATATGAAACTAGCCCAGGAAACTGATATGCCAACACCTGAAAACTTGGTAAATTACCAGCGAATGCTAGAAAGCTTAGAGTATCTGCTGACTCAATTCCAAAAGAATCAATCTGATAACTTACAAACTCACGGTCAGTATCTCAATCATCAGATGGAATATACCAAAGCATTCTTCCAACTGATGCAGCAGCAAAACGCTTTGTTCGCTAACGCCAAGTCTTCCCAAGAGGTAGCGCAACTGAAGCTAGTGGTGATGGAAGGTGTCGAACGCAGTATGATGCAGTTTCACGCCCAACAAGGTGAAACTCTCCGCATCCATGAACAATATCTTCTGGAACAGGTAGAATACGCCAAAAATTTCTTCAATCTCATTCAGCAACAATATTCACAGTTGATTGCTGGTGGTGTTGCAGTTGAACCAACCTCTGTCAGTGATGCACCTGTACCTGCAACCACCAAAATTGTTGCACCCGCTCCAGTAGTTGAGCCTGTAGCGAAAAATGGCAATGGTAACGGTAATGGTCACAAACCTGTTGAAACACCAGTTGCACCAGCACCCCAGCCTGTAGCAGTTGCGCCTGCGCCTGTAATTGAAACACCAGTCGCACCAGCACCTCAGCCTGTAGCGGTTGCATCTGCGCCTCAGCCTGTTGCTTTCACGCCCACACCTGTAGTTGAAACACCTGCACCAGTTGTTCCAATTCCTACGCCTCAGCCTGTAGCTGTAGTTAGCGCACCTGTTATAGCTGCACCTGCTGTTGATGTCTCTGACTTAGACAAAAACCTGCTGGCTATTATCAGCGATAAAACTGGCTACCCAGTCGAAATGCTCGAATTAGAGATGGATATGGAAGCCGACTTGGGTATTGACTCCATCAAACGAGTTGAAATCTTGGGTGGATTACAAGAAATGTATCCTAACTTACCCAAGCCCAACTTAGAAGAACTAGCAGAAAAACGCAGCATCGGCGACATCATTAAATATCTGCAATCTAATGCTTCTGGAAGTGCTAATGTCGGAGTTGCAGTGTTACCCGCACCAGTCGCACCAGAAATGCCAGTTGCGCCTGTAGTAACTGCACCTGAACCAGTAGTAATTGCTGAGACTCCAGTTGTCGAAACAGTAGAAGATACCACTGATTACGCAGATATCGCCCAAACACTTCTAGCCATCACCAGCGATAAAACTGGCTACCCAGTCGAGATGCTGGAACTGGAAATGGACATGGAAGCGGACTTAGGTATCGACTCTATCAAACGGGTAGAAATTCTGGGAGCAATGCAAGAAACGTACCCCAACCTACCCAAACCCAACGTCGAAGACTTAGGTGACTTGCGAACCATCGGTCAAATAGTTGAGTATCTGCAACGCCTAGTTGCGGGTGAAAAAAAAAAGCCTGATTCTAACTGGGACTTCCAGCCAGTCCAAGTAATCGAAAACGTTGCGCGTCGTCCCGCGCAACTAAAAATCCTCCCACTACCAGACAGCTTAGAGTTCAGTTTGCCAGAGGGACACATCTGCTTAATCACAGATGATGGCTCCCTCACCACCTCCCACCTAGTCCAAACCCTGTGCGATCGCGGTTGGAAAGTAGTAGTATTAAGCTTCCCCCAAGCCATCATCGCTCAACAAGCACCCTTACCTGCTGGTGTAGAACGTATCACCCTCGCAGATATGAGTGAAGAATTACTCCAACACAAATTATCCGCGATCGCAACTAATATTGGTACAATTGGCAGCTTCATTCACATCCATCCCCAGGCTGTAGAACAAGACAAAGCCATAGTTAAGCATATCTTCTTTGTAGCGAAATACTTGAAGAAAGCTCTTACCGAAACCGCCAATTACACCCGCAGTTCCTTCTTAACAGTCGTGCGCTTAGATGGAGCATTTGGGTTAGAGCATAACACCAATTATGGAGCGATCGCAGGTGGTTTATTTGGACTTACTAAAACTCTAAGATGGGAATGGCCAAAAGTATTTGCTCGCTCCATTGATTTGAGTCCGGCGATAGATGCACAAAAATCGGCTGAACATATTATTGGCGAACTGTGCGACTCGAATCTTTATATCAATGAAGTGGGTTACGGTTCCCAAGGGCGAGTTACGTTGAAGGCTTCCATTAAGTAA
- a CDS encoding ParB N-terminal domain-containing protein: MPVIAIDQIHIGANRRPVNAHKVSELKESIKANGLLNPITVDQNLTLVAGLHRLTACQLLGLETIECNVVNYQDADQARLAEIDENLIRNELEPLERSELWLERDQILERMGLRAKAGDNQHTFKGGATISPPKRTIELAKEVGYSERTFQHGKQIAKSIHPDVKQMIKGTSLADSPTILLKIARAGSEERSLAETAQKALELAQKQGDEPAIIQQTQLIAEANKKQKELQILAFKSAMAEKEAKLAIKKVQRQVEQAIEQTKANVEPAIKVGEEWMLGRHLVYCGDTYTSQFRNLLPSDAALAIATVSSTWQHNYLVDEARVVAVLRSEGQIYDFYKHNKMPFQYELLVNNLYIGIFSHHAIAKPQSPIHIEGIEGVVNYLINFYTSPNNFIIAPFMGNGEILATCERLGRICFIGDENQQLVNRGVMRWQQLTGKLAKKMVSV; this comes from the coding sequence ATGCCTGTTATTGCTATCGATCAAATTCATATAGGTGCTAACCGCCGTCCTGTTAATGCTCATAAAGTTAGTGAGTTAAAAGAATCAATTAAAGCCAATGGTTTACTCAACCCCATCACGGTAGATCAGAATTTGACCTTGGTTGCTGGTTTGCATCGCCTCACAGCTTGTCAGCTTTTGGGGTTAGAAACCATCGAATGTAATGTTGTTAACTATCAAGATGCTGACCAAGCGCGGCTGGCAGAAATTGACGAAAACCTGATTCGCAATGAGTTAGAACCCTTGGAGCGTTCAGAACTGTGGTTAGAGCGTGACCAGATTTTAGAGCGGATGGGGTTACGGGCGAAAGCTGGAGATAACCAACATACCTTCAAAGGTGGTGCAACCATTTCACCACCTAAAAGAACCATCGAGTTGGCGAAGGAAGTTGGATACTCTGAGCGTACTTTTCAACATGGAAAGCAAATCGCTAAAAGTATCCATCCAGATGTGAAACAGATGATTAAAGGTACATCTCTAGCTGACAGTCCTACAATACTACTGAAAATTGCCAGGGCTGGTAGCGAAGAACGCAGTTTAGCCGAAACTGCACAAAAAGCTTTGGAATTGGCCCAAAAACAGGGAGATGAACCAGCAATTATTCAGCAAACACAATTAATTGCAGAAGCTAACAAAAAGCAAAAAGAGTTACAGATATTAGCTTTTAAAAGTGCTATGGCGGAGAAAGAAGCGAAATTAGCCATCAAAAAGGTGCAACGCCAGGTAGAACAAGCAATTGAGCAAACCAAAGCCAATGTAGAACCCGCCATAAAAGTTGGTGAAGAATGGATGTTGGGAAGACATTTGGTTTATTGTGGCGATACTTACACTTCACAGTTTCGGAATTTGTTACCTTCAGATGCAGCACTGGCGATCGCTACTGTATCCTCTACATGGCAACATAATTATTTAGTAGACGAAGCCAGGGTTGTGGCTGTCCTCCGTTCTGAAGGACAAATTTACGATTTTTACAAACATAACAAAATGCCATTTCAATATGAGTTGTTAGTAAATAACCTTTATATAGGCATTTTTTCACATCATGCGATCGCTAAACCCCAATCACCAATTCACATAGAAGGTATAGAAGGTGTTGTCAATTATTTAATAAATTTCTACACCAGTCCCAATAATTTTATCATTGCGCCATTTATGGGGAATGGTGAAATATTAGCTACTTGTGAAAGGTTGGGACGCATCTGTTTTATTGGCGATGAAAATCAGCAATTAGTTAATCGCGGCGTGATGCGCTGGCAGCAATTGACTGGCAAGTTAGCAAAAAAAATGGTGAGTGTTTGA